The following proteins come from a genomic window of Anguilla rostrata isolate EN2019 chromosome 17, ASM1855537v3, whole genome shotgun sequence:
- the LOC135243959 gene encoding G-protein coupled receptor family C group 5 member D produces MSGIAQTGMSSFALVSRTFFLLLFLLLVAHPSASQAANTNDSSLADGSKNKAASQGNVTSQSPAPGCGPGLDPVYSYLCDRQAAWGIVVEALATLGFLVTAGLALGLVAWAMWACLPPRRRRGIGAGVVTQLLFLVGVAGLFGLTFATVIRLTPRTCPTRVFLFGVLFALCFSALLARSAALLGFAAARGWGEPLAALALSAVQVIVATEWLITVLVRDGLPCAYSQAEFAMLLIYVLCLLAAALLFSLWSLCRSCCGYGYGYAGASQGRARWQAALLFLAALLSACIWVVWIALLTRGNPAMGRRPLWDDPVLSVALVSNGWALLLCHALPQLAFLCRGEAWLKEGPLDFAGWTSPTSGIGSLGAAKQGRDNGTFQNDTQDRGKGQEPVLRSPYESGFSMAEIDPDKDYTIPRAQTANINEPYDEYYGHPL; encoded by the exons ATGAGCGGGATCGCACAGACAGGAATGAGTTCATTTGCACTCGTATCCCGCACGttcttcctcctgctcttcctcctcctcgttgCTCACCCCAGTGCTAGCCAGGCTGCTAACACCAACGACTCCAGCCTGGCCGATGGCTCCAAGAACAAAGCGGCATCACAGGGGAacgtgacatcacagagcccGGCTCCGGGCTGCGGGCCCGGGCTGGACCCGGTGTACTCCTACCTGTGTGACCGGCAGGCGGCGTGGGGCATCGTGGTGGAGGCGCTGGCCACTCTGGGCTTCCTGGTGACAGCGGGGCTGGCGCTGGGGCTGGTCGCCTGGGCGATGTGGGCGTGCCTCCCGCCGCGCCGTCGCAGGGGGATCGGGGCGGGCGTGGTCACGCAGCTGCTCTTcctggtgggcgtggccgggcTGTTCGGGCTGACCTTCGCCACGGTGATCCGGCTGACGCCGCGGACCTGCCCCACGCGCGTCTTCCTGTTCGGCGTCCTGTTCGCGCTCTGCTTCTCGGCGCTCCTGGCCCGCTCGGCGGCCCTGCTGGGCTTCGCGGCGGCGCGCGGCTGGGGCGAGCCGCTGGCGGCGCTGGCGCTGAGCGCCGTGCAGGTGATCGTGGCGACGGAGTGGCTGATCACGGTGCTGGTGCGGGACGGGCTGCCCTGCGCCTACAGCCAGGCCGAGTTCGCCATGCTGCTCATCTACGTGCTGTGCCTGCTGGCCGCGGCGCTCCTCTTCTCCCTGTGGAGCCTCTGCCGGTCCTGCTGCGGCTACGGCTACGGCTACGCCGGCGCCTCGCAGGGCCGCGCCCGCTGGCAGGCCgccctcctcttcctggccGCCCTGCTCTCCGCCTGCATCTGGGTGGTGTGGATCGCGCTGCTGACCCGCGGCAACCCAGCCATGGGCCGCCGGCCCCTGTGGGACGACCCGGTGCTGAGCGTGGCGCTGGTGTCCAACGGCTGGGCGCTGCTGCTGTGCCACGCCCTGCCCCAGCTGGCCTTCCTGTGCCGGGGCGAGGCCTGGCTGAAGGAGGGCCCGCTGGACTTTGCCGGCTGGACCAGCCCCACCAGCGGCATCGGCAGCCTGGGAGCAGCCAAGCAGGGCCGCGATAACGGAACCTTCCAGAACGACACACAGGACAGGG gTAAAGGGCAGGAACCTGTTCTGCGGTCACCTTATGAGTCTGGCTTCTCCATGGCA GAAATAGACCCTGATAAGGATTACACCATCCCTCGCGCTCAAACCGCCAACATCAATGAGCCCTATGATGAATACTACGGTCACCCGCTGTAA
- the LOC135243958 gene encoding RNA binding protein fox-1 homolog 2-like isoform X2 translates to MLMSTDVASIMLPVTRGIMDRERDMDTTVGAHTNPAGGAAPVRGMKRGDPEPDAQSAATLSELAGAECKRPRIDGSTSVGEVGQNNDPLTPGFLGYPPHSQGSQDSTGGQEGLVPPFSAYPPPPPPQNGLGAEFGGSLFGAGGQGPAEAGAGANGSPNTPSSLSAPTDGSSPVEVGGQCGTGAGGVVAAGGGAGDSADSKGTPKRLHVSNIPFRFRDPDLRQMFGQFGKILDVEIIFNERGSKGFGFVTFEASADAEKARERLHGTLVEGRKIEVNNATARVMTNKKMVSPYPNGEALSTLPYAGWKLSPMVGAMYGPELYAVPGFPYPSAAAAASTAAAAAFRGAHLRGRGRPVYSAVRAAVPQPAIPTYPGVVYQDGFYGAADLYGGYAAYRYAQPAAVTGATAAAAAAAYSDSYGRVYTADPYHALAPAAAAAYGVSAMASLYRGGYSRFAPY, encoded by the exons ATGTTAATGTCGACCGACGTCGCTTCAATTATGCTTCCCGTTACCCGGGGAATCATGGACCGGGAAAGGGACATGGACACAACAGTCGGAGCACACACGAACCCGGCTGGAGGCGCAGCCCCTGTTCGGGGGATGAAACGAGGAGACCCGGAGCCAGACGCACAATCAGCAGCCACCTTGAGTGAATTAGCTGGGGCGGAGTGCAAACGACCACGGATAGACGGATCTACCAGTGTCGGTGAGGTCGGGCAG AACAATGACCCCTTGACCCCTGGTTTCCTTGGATACCCACCTCACAGTCAG GGCTCGCAAGATTCGACAGGGGGTCAAGAGGGGCTCGTGCCACCCTTCTCTGCTtacccgcccccgccccctccccagaatGGGCTGGGGGCAGAATTCGGTGGCAGTTTGTTTGGGGCCGGAGGACAGGGTCCCGCGGAGGCCGGGGCCGGGGCGAACGGCTCGCCGAACACCCCCAGCAGCCTCAGCGCGCCG acAGATGGCAGTTCTCCAGTGGAGGTGGGCGGTCAgtgcgggacgggggcgggcGGAGTCGTGgcagctggaggcggagcgggAGACTCCGCGGATTCCAAGGGGACCCCGAAACGTCTCCATGTCTCCAACATCCCCTTCCGCTTCCGGGACCCTGACCTCAGGCAGATGTTTGGG CAATTTGGAAAAATCCTGGACGTTGAGATCATTTTCAACGAGAGGGGGTCAAAG GGTTTCGGTTTTGTGACGTTTGAGGCGAGTGCGGATGCTGAGAAGGCCAGGGAGCGGCTCCACGGTACTCTGGTGGAGGGGCGCAAGATTGAG GTGAACAACGCTACGGCCAGGGTAATGACCAATAAGAAGATGGTCAGTCCTTACCCTAATGGAGAGGCTCTCAGCACACTGCCCTACG CGGGGTGGAAGCTCAGTCCAATGGTGGGAGCCATGTACGGGCCAGAGCTCTATGCAG TTCCGGGGTTCCCGTACCCCTCGGCGGCGGCCGCTGCCTCCacggccgcggcggcggcttTTCGGGGCGCCCacctgagggggcggggccgccccGTTTACAGCGCCGTCCGCGCCGCCGTGCCGCAGCCCGCCATCCCCACCTACCCTGG TGTGGTGTATCAGGATGGGTTTTATGGAGCTGCAGACCTGTAT gGAGGTTATGCAGCCTATCGCTACGCTCAGCCTGCTGCTGTAACCGGGGcaacagctgctgcagcagcagccgccTATAGTGACAG CTATGGCAGAGTATACACGGCAGACCCCTACCACGCCCTGGCACCTGCCGCGGCTGCCGCCTACGGTGTGAGCGCCATG GCTAGTCTGTACCGGGGTGGATACAGTAGATTTGCTCCGTACTAA
- the LOC135243958 gene encoding RNA binding protein fox-1 homolog 2-like isoform X1 yields MLMSTDVASIMLPVTRGIMDRERDMDTTVGAHTNPAGGAAPVRGMKRGDPEPDAQSAATLSELAGAECKRPRIDGSTSVGEVGQNNDPLTPGFLGYPPHSQGSQDSTGGQEGLVPPFSAYPPPPPPQNGLGAEFGGSLFGAGGQGPAEAGAGANGSPNTPSSLSAPQTDGSSPVEVGGQCGTGAGGVVAAGGGAGDSADSKGTPKRLHVSNIPFRFRDPDLRQMFGQFGKILDVEIIFNERGSKGFGFVTFEASADAEKARERLHGTLVEGRKIEVNNATARVMTNKKMVSPYPNGEALSTLPYAGWKLSPMVGAMYGPELYAVPGFPYPSAAAAASTAAAAAFRGAHLRGRGRPVYSAVRAAVPQPAIPTYPGVVYQDGFYGAADLYGGYAAYRYAQPAAVTGATAAAAAAAYSDSYGRVYTADPYHALAPAAAAAYGVSAMASLYRGGYSRFAPY; encoded by the exons ATGTTAATGTCGACCGACGTCGCTTCAATTATGCTTCCCGTTACCCGGGGAATCATGGACCGGGAAAGGGACATGGACACAACAGTCGGAGCACACACGAACCCGGCTGGAGGCGCAGCCCCTGTTCGGGGGATGAAACGAGGAGACCCGGAGCCAGACGCACAATCAGCAGCCACCTTGAGTGAATTAGCTGGGGCGGAGTGCAAACGACCACGGATAGACGGATCTACCAGTGTCGGTGAGGTCGGGCAG AACAATGACCCCTTGACCCCTGGTTTCCTTGGATACCCACCTCACAGTCAG GGCTCGCAAGATTCGACAGGGGGTCAAGAGGGGCTCGTGCCACCCTTCTCTGCTtacccgcccccgccccctccccagaatGGGCTGGGGGCAGAATTCGGTGGCAGTTTGTTTGGGGCCGGAGGACAGGGTCCCGCGGAGGCCGGGGCCGGGGCGAACGGCTCGCCGAACACCCCCAGCAGCCTCAGCGCGCCG cagacAGATGGCAGTTCTCCAGTGGAGGTGGGCGGTCAgtgcgggacgggggcgggcGGAGTCGTGgcagctggaggcggagcgggAGACTCCGCGGATTCCAAGGGGACCCCGAAACGTCTCCATGTCTCCAACATCCCCTTCCGCTTCCGGGACCCTGACCTCAGGCAGATGTTTGGG CAATTTGGAAAAATCCTGGACGTTGAGATCATTTTCAACGAGAGGGGGTCAAAG GGTTTCGGTTTTGTGACGTTTGAGGCGAGTGCGGATGCTGAGAAGGCCAGGGAGCGGCTCCACGGTACTCTGGTGGAGGGGCGCAAGATTGAG GTGAACAACGCTACGGCCAGGGTAATGACCAATAAGAAGATGGTCAGTCCTTACCCTAATGGAGAGGCTCTCAGCACACTGCCCTACG CGGGGTGGAAGCTCAGTCCAATGGTGGGAGCCATGTACGGGCCAGAGCTCTATGCAG TTCCGGGGTTCCCGTACCCCTCGGCGGCGGCCGCTGCCTCCacggccgcggcggcggcttTTCGGGGCGCCCacctgagggggcggggccgccccGTTTACAGCGCCGTCCGCGCCGCCGTGCCGCAGCCCGCCATCCCCACCTACCCTGG TGTGGTGTATCAGGATGGGTTTTATGGAGCTGCAGACCTGTAT gGAGGTTATGCAGCCTATCGCTACGCTCAGCCTGCTGCTGTAACCGGGGcaacagctgctgcagcagcagccgccTATAGTGACAG CTATGGCAGAGTATACACGGCAGACCCCTACCACGCCCTGGCACCTGCCGCGGCTGCCGCCTACGGTGTGAGCGCCATG GCTAGTCTGTACCGGGGTGGATACAGTAGATTTGCTCCGTACTAA
- the LOC135243958 gene encoding RNA binding protein fox-1 homolog 2-like isoform X3, with the protein MEKHMVLQGSQDSTGGQEGLVPPFSAYPPPPPPQNGLGAEFGGSLFGAGGQGPAEAGAGANGSPNTPSSLSAPQTDGSSPVEVGGQCGTGAGGVVAAGGGAGDSADSKGTPKRLHVSNIPFRFRDPDLRQMFGQFGKILDVEIIFNERGSKGFGFVTFEASADAEKARERLHGTLVEGRKIEVNNATARVMTNKKMVSPYPNGEALSTLPYAGWKLSPMVGAMYGPELYAVPGFPYPSAAAAASTAAAAAFRGAHLRGRGRPVYSAVRAAVPQPAIPTYPGVVYQDGFYGAADLYGGYAAYRYAQPAAVTGATAAAAAAAYSDSYGRVYTADPYHALAPAAAAAYGVSAMASLYRGGYSRFAPY; encoded by the exons ATGGAAAAGCATATGGTGCTTCAG GGCTCGCAAGATTCGACAGGGGGTCAAGAGGGGCTCGTGCCACCCTTCTCTGCTtacccgcccccgccccctccccagaatGGGCTGGGGGCAGAATTCGGTGGCAGTTTGTTTGGGGCCGGAGGACAGGGTCCCGCGGAGGCCGGGGCCGGGGCGAACGGCTCGCCGAACACCCCCAGCAGCCTCAGCGCGCCG cagacAGATGGCAGTTCTCCAGTGGAGGTGGGCGGTCAgtgcgggacgggggcgggcGGAGTCGTGgcagctggaggcggagcgggAGACTCCGCGGATTCCAAGGGGACCCCGAAACGTCTCCATGTCTCCAACATCCCCTTCCGCTTCCGGGACCCTGACCTCAGGCAGATGTTTGGG CAATTTGGAAAAATCCTGGACGTTGAGATCATTTTCAACGAGAGGGGGTCAAAG GGTTTCGGTTTTGTGACGTTTGAGGCGAGTGCGGATGCTGAGAAGGCCAGGGAGCGGCTCCACGGTACTCTGGTGGAGGGGCGCAAGATTGAG GTGAACAACGCTACGGCCAGGGTAATGACCAATAAGAAGATGGTCAGTCCTTACCCTAATGGAGAGGCTCTCAGCACACTGCCCTACG CGGGGTGGAAGCTCAGTCCAATGGTGGGAGCCATGTACGGGCCAGAGCTCTATGCAG TTCCGGGGTTCCCGTACCCCTCGGCGGCGGCCGCTGCCTCCacggccgcggcggcggcttTTCGGGGCGCCCacctgagggggcggggccgccccGTTTACAGCGCCGTCCGCGCCGCCGTGCCGCAGCCCGCCATCCCCACCTACCCTGG TGTGGTGTATCAGGATGGGTTTTATGGAGCTGCAGACCTGTAT gGAGGTTATGCAGCCTATCGCTACGCTCAGCCTGCTGCTGTAACCGGGGcaacagctgctgcagcagcagccgccTATAGTGACAG CTATGGCAGAGTATACACGGCAGACCCCTACCACGCCCTGGCACCTGCCGCGGCTGCCGCCTACGGTGTGAGCGCCATG GCTAGTCTGTACCGGGGTGGATACAGTAGATTTGCTCCGTACTAA